One genomic region from Skermania piniformis encodes:
- a CDS encoding LLM class F420-dependent oxidoreductase yields the protein MRFGIVLFTSDRGIGPAAAAEAAEAAGFDTFYVPEHTHIPVRRTAAHPRTGDASLPDDRYLRTLDPWVSLGAAAARTDRIGLGTAVALPVEHDPISLAKTIATLDHMSGGRVRLGVGFGWNTDELADHGIPPNRRRTALREYLGGMRALWTEEEARYDGEFVRFESSWAWPKPTGTVPVLLGAAGTEKNLRWIVAHADGWINTPGEHDVDARVAMLQKLWIEAERPGTPLIVLLDGKPDLERLTRWRAAGVSEVVYGMPDGSIEEATGYLGRLAAKLTPLRNG from the coding sequence GTGCGCTTCGGCATCGTGTTGTTCACCAGTGATCGCGGGATCGGACCGGCAGCGGCGGCGGAAGCCGCTGAGGCCGCCGGGTTCGACACCTTCTATGTGCCCGAGCACACCCATATCCCGGTGCGTCGCACCGCCGCGCACCCGCGTACCGGCGACGCGTCGTTACCCGATGACCGCTACCTGCGCACGCTCGACCCGTGGGTGTCCCTCGGTGCGGCCGCTGCGCGAACCGACCGGATCGGCCTCGGCACCGCTGTGGCCTTGCCGGTCGAACACGACCCGATCTCGCTGGCGAAGACGATCGCCACGCTCGACCACATGTCGGGTGGCCGGGTCCGGCTCGGTGTCGGCTTCGGCTGGAATACCGACGAGTTGGCCGATCACGGGATTCCGCCGAACCGGCGGCGGACCGCGCTGCGTGAGTACCTGGGCGGGATGCGCGCACTGTGGACCGAGGAAGAAGCCCGCTACGACGGCGAGTTCGTCCGATTCGAGTCGAGCTGGGCATGGCCCAAGCCGACCGGGACGGTGCCGGTCCTGCTCGGTGCCGCAGGTACCGAGAAGAATCTGCGGTGGATCGTCGCGCATGCGGACGGCTGGATCAATACCCCTGGTGAGCACGATGTCGACGCCCGTGTCGCCATGCTGCAGAAACTATGGATCGAGGCCGAGCGGCCGGGTACACCGCTGATCGTCCTGCTCGACGGCAAACCGGACCTGGAGCGGCTCACCCGCTGGCGCGCGGCGGGGGTGAGCGAAGTGGTCTACGGAATGCCGGACGGTTCGATCGAAGAGGCGACGGGGTACCTCGGCCGGCTGGCTGCGAAACTTACGCCGCTACGGAACGGTTGA
- a CDS encoding DUF3107 domain-containing protein produces MEVKIGIADSPRELVVQSEQSPAEVEKLVTAALAGDTGVVALTDEKGRKYLIQSAKVSYVEIGSTAPARVGFATT; encoded by the coding sequence GTGGAGGTCAAGATCGGTATCGCGGACAGCCCGCGTGAGCTCGTCGTACAGAGCGAGCAGTCACCGGCCGAGGTGGAGAAGCTGGTCACTGCGGCACTGGCCGGCGACACCGGAGTAGTCGCGCTGACCGACGAGAAGGGTCGTAAGTACCTCATCCAGTCGGCCAAGGTGTCCTACGTGGAGATCGGCTCCACCGCTCCGGCTCGGGTGGGCTTCGCCACCACCTGA
- a CDS encoding nuclear transport factor 2 family protein, with product MVAGSIPAGGAFPSARFRIDLHTMRTISASAQRRSRILISAFGIGALIAVTGCTSSNDSPSTTTSAESPAASSPASAVPGLATAMEPLPRAFVAAWNNRDAEAMAALFTDDAVLIDADRRFEGREQIRTGFAEPEVAGYTVQVLEVTDRRPDGQRLLVQVNRDSGGDFRATFDFTVASDRIARADLQYA from the coding sequence TTGGTCGCAGGTTCGATCCCTGCCGGGGGCGCCTTTCCCTCAGCTCGCTTCCGGATAGATTTGCACACCATGCGCACAATTTCGGCCTCCGCTCAGCGTCGATCCCGCATCCTGATCTCCGCGTTCGGGATCGGCGCTCTGATCGCCGTCACCGGCTGCACTTCGTCGAACGACTCGCCGTCGACGACGACCTCGGCCGAATCACCAGCCGCAAGCTCGCCGGCTTCGGCAGTCCCGGGGCTCGCCACGGCGATGGAACCGCTCCCTCGGGCGTTCGTCGCCGCGTGGAACAATCGCGACGCCGAAGCGATGGCGGCGCTGTTCACCGACGATGCCGTCCTGATCGACGCCGACCGCCGCTTCGAAGGCCGCGAACAGATCCGCACCGGCTTCGCCGAGCCGGAGGTCGCGGGCTACACGGTGCAGGTCCTCGAGGTCACCGACCGCCGCCCTGACGGGCAACGCCTCCTGGTCCAGGTCAACCGCGACAGCGGCGGCGACTTCCGCGCGACGTTCGACTTCACCGTGGCCTCGGATCGCATCGCACGCGCGGACCTGCAGTACGCCTGA
- a CDS encoding Rv3212 family protein has translation MLAPERRRRGDLLVAAAIATAVAVAVPVIWLHSDARGTTSVTAEHPAVEQPPATAVPDRLTEIWRHPSGATSAPLTPGGAVVAADDGTVTGLDPASGRPIWSYQRNMPLCGADSAWGTVVAVYRDRRGCSQVSELAGSDGARRAARTSYADAALTLHTDGTYVVAQGDDRLEVWRSDLVRTLEYGKVIAPQEPNSQPRSGCELHSATSSGTRLAVVERCPGEAGDRLTVLDPAPKDSQKPEEYGSVVLGNTSGARALAAVGDRIVVYRPGDRRALPPRLVVYGPTGAQLAEQPLSAPMGEHPVAVRAGTIILLWTGAAVVALRSSDLLPAWSAIGALGPGTMLAGRLLIPVVDAVAVLDPATGQEVGRIPVRRADSVGLEPIMSSVVGDVVLEQRAGELVALR, from the coding sequence ATGCTCGCTCCCGAGCGGCGCCGTCGGGGCGATCTCCTCGTCGCGGCCGCGATTGCCACAGCTGTCGCGGTCGCCGTCCCGGTGATCTGGCTACACAGCGATGCTCGGGGCACCACCTCGGTCACCGCTGAGCACCCGGCCGTCGAACAGCCCCCTGCTACTGCCGTGCCCGACCGGTTGACCGAGATCTGGCGCCATCCCAGCGGGGCGACGTCGGCGCCGCTGACCCCGGGCGGAGCAGTGGTCGCCGCCGACGACGGCACCGTCACCGGTTTGGATCCGGCTTCCGGTCGACCGATCTGGTCGTATCAGCGCAACATGCCGCTGTGTGGTGCCGACAGTGCCTGGGGCACCGTAGTAGCGGTCTATCGAGACCGGCGCGGCTGCAGCCAGGTCAGTGAGCTGGCCGGCAGCGACGGTGCTCGACGCGCGGCGCGGACCAGCTACGCCGATGCCGCATTGACCCTGCATACGGACGGCACCTACGTCGTGGCGCAAGGCGACGACCGACTGGAGGTCTGGCGGTCCGATCTGGTGCGAACTCTGGAGTACGGAAAGGTCATCGCGCCGCAAGAACCGAACTCGCAGCCCCGCAGCGGCTGTGAACTGCACTCGGCAACGTCCAGCGGCACCAGACTGGCGGTCGTCGAACGCTGTCCGGGCGAGGCCGGCGACCGGCTGACCGTGCTCGATCCGGCGCCGAAGGACAGCCAGAAGCCCGAGGAGTACGGGTCGGTGGTGCTCGGCAACACCTCGGGCGCGCGTGCCCTGGCGGCAGTCGGTGACCGGATCGTGGTGTATCGCCCGGGCGATCGCCGTGCGTTGCCGCCGCGGCTGGTGGTCTACGGCCCGACCGGCGCACAACTGGCCGAGCAGCCGTTGTCGGCGCCGATGGGGGAGCACCCGGTGGCCGTCCGGGCCGGCACGATCATTCTGCTGTGGACCGGCGCCGCGGTGGTCGCCCTCCGCTCGTCGGATCTCCTGCCGGCCTGGTCGGCGATCGGTGCGCTCGGCCCCGGCACCATGCTCGCCGGCCGGCTGTTGATCCCGGTCGTCGACGCCGTCGCCGTGCTCGACCCGGCCACCGGTCAGGAAGTGGGTCGGATCCCGGTCCGCCGAGCCGATTCGGTCGGTCTCGAGCCGATCATGTCGAGTGTGGTCGGCGATGTGGTGTTGGAACAGCGGGCCGGCGAGCTCGTCGCACTCCGGTGA
- a CDS encoding TIGR02569 family protein: protein MTTPDPPEHVRATFGLREMAPIPLGDDWDGGWRCGDVVLTPVVDHARAAWSARIRETLVVDGMRLARPVRATDGRYVVSGWRADTFIAGVAEPRHDEVVSLSLRLHAATIELDRPRFLAQPPVTPWSEADIFLAADRAAWEQVPLRSVRAAGVDLPESMDGQRSVILLTQLATLRREVSAPAQLVHGDLFGMVLFAGAMAPGLADITPYWRPVPWAAAVIVVDSLAWGGADEGLLERWDDLPEWPQMLIRAVMFRLAVHALHPRSQPEALPGLARVADLIRLMV from the coding sequence GTGACCACACCCGACCCTCCGGAGCACGTGCGAGCGACCTTCGGGTTGCGGGAGATGGCGCCGATACCGCTCGGCGACGACTGGGACGGTGGTTGGCGCTGCGGTGACGTGGTGCTCACCCCGGTGGTGGACCATGCCCGAGCAGCCTGGTCCGCGCGGATCAGGGAGACGCTGGTCGTCGACGGGATGCGACTGGCACGGCCGGTGCGAGCCACCGACGGACGGTATGTGGTGTCCGGTTGGCGGGCCGATACCTTCATCGCCGGGGTGGCCGAACCACGGCACGACGAGGTGGTATCACTGTCGCTGCGGCTGCACGCGGCCACAATCGAACTGGACCGCCCCCGGTTCCTGGCGCAGCCCCCGGTCACGCCGTGGTCGGAAGCGGACATCTTTCTCGCGGCCGACCGTGCAGCGTGGGAACAGGTGCCGCTGCGCAGCGTGCGGGCGGCCGGGGTCGACCTACCGGAATCGATGGACGGTCAGCGCAGCGTCATCCTGCTCACTCAGCTGGCGACGCTGCGCCGCGAGGTATCTGCGCCGGCGCAGCTGGTACACGGCGACCTGTTCGGGATGGTGCTGTTCGCCGGGGCAATGGCACCCGGACTGGCCGACATCACCCCGTACTGGCGGCCGGTACCGTGGGCGGCCGCGGTGATCGTGGTGGACTCGCTGGCCTGGGGCGGCGCCGACGAGGGCCTGCTGGAGCGTTGGGACGACCTGCCGGAATGGCCGCAGATGTTGATCCGGGCGGTGATGTTCCGCCTCGCAGTGCACGCATTGCACCCGCGCTCACAGCCGGAGGCGCTACCCGGACTGGCCCGAGTCGCCGATCTGATCCGGCTGATGGTGTAG
- a CDS encoding ferritin-like fold-containing protein, with translation MGPQLSASIMPLISADHPGVTDLFAVLAYGEISAFYRLGHEAQQSPSLRGKVALAKMAAAEMNHFVTLEHALAERGVDVFDAMAPFVRALDAYHASTDPSTWLESMVKAYVGDGIAADFYREIAAALAPPVAATVRDVLAETVHSQFAVAEVRRSVAANRQERDRLTLWGRRLLGEAITQAQYVMAQRDELTDLVITATGDLNNIAALFDRMQISHAARMAVLGLG, from the coding sequence ATGGGACCTCAGCTCTCGGCGTCGATCATGCCGCTCATCTCTGCCGATCATCCCGGCGTGACCGACCTGTTCGCCGTGCTGGCCTATGGCGAAATCTCCGCCTTCTATCGGCTGGGACACGAGGCACAGCAGTCGCCGTCGTTGCGCGGAAAGGTCGCTCTGGCCAAGATGGCAGCGGCCGAGATGAATCATTTCGTCACCCTGGAGCATGCCCTCGCCGAACGCGGGGTGGACGTTTTCGATGCGATGGCGCCGTTCGTTCGCGCCCTCGATGCCTACCACGCGTCCACCGATCCTTCGACCTGGCTCGAATCGATGGTCAAGGCCTATGTCGGCGACGGCATCGCGGCGGACTTCTATCGCGAGATCGCCGCCGCGCTCGCCCCACCGGTCGCGGCGACGGTGCGTGACGTGCTCGCCGAGACCGTGCACTCGCAGTTCGCGGTGGCCGAGGTGCGACGGTCGGTGGCAGCCAACCGGCAGGAGCGGGATCGGCTCACCCTGTGGGGGCGGCGGTTGCTCGGCGAGGCGATCACCCAAGCGCAGTACGTGATGGCGCAGCGCGACGAACTGACCGACCTGGTGATCACCGCGACCGGGGATTTGAACAACATCGCTGCACTCTTCGACCGGATGCAAATATCACACGCGGCGCGGATGGCCGTGCTCGGCCTGGGCTGA
- a CDS encoding DUF3152 domain-containing protein, producing MTDRPSGPELDEVVGPDEPLRAVRHPVGRLSTDQPTTGFKTTLLTHGWRVVAIVALLVLTGYVLLDGLPGGSGRGAGTDDPGFGALSSDAAGTGVVGAPPHGDGRFATDLPSGALPDGGPVAVHGSNTWHIVPGTTGQVGRGTERVFSYTVEVEDGVDAAGFGGDGAFAAMVDQTLANPKSWTKDERFGFRRIEQGEPDFRISLTSQMTTREACGFDIPIDSSCYSRDIGRVVLDEARWVRGAIAFQGDVGSYRQYQINHEVGHAIGYYQHQPCEADGALAPVMMQQTFGTANDDIARLDPEGVVPMDGKVCRFNPWPYPRG from the coding sequence GTGACCGATCGACCGAGCGGCCCGGAACTCGACGAGGTGGTCGGACCGGACGAACCGTTGCGGGCAGTCCGGCATCCGGTCGGCCGCCTGTCGACCGACCAGCCGACAACCGGGTTCAAGACGACGCTGCTGACCCACGGCTGGCGGGTGGTCGCCATCGTCGCGTTACTGGTACTGACCGGATACGTCCTGCTGGACGGGCTACCCGGCGGCTCCGGGCGGGGAGCCGGAACAGATGATCCGGGCTTCGGTGCACTCAGCTCCGACGCGGCCGGTACCGGCGTGGTCGGCGCGCCACCGCACGGCGACGGCAGATTTGCGACCGACCTTCCCTCCGGCGCCTTACCCGACGGTGGCCCGGTAGCAGTACACGGATCGAACACGTGGCATATCGTTCCCGGCACGACCGGCCAGGTCGGCAGGGGTACGGAGCGAGTGTTCAGCTACACCGTCGAGGTGGAAGACGGTGTCGATGCGGCCGGTTTCGGCGGGGACGGCGCTTTCGCCGCCATGGTCGACCAGACCCTGGCGAACCCGAAGAGCTGGACCAAGGACGAACGTTTCGGATTTCGCCGAATCGAACAGGGCGAACCTGACTTTCGAATCTCCCTGACCTCACAGATGACCACCCGGGAAGCCTGTGGATTCGATATTCCGATCGATTCGTCGTGCTACAGCCGGGATATCGGCCGCGTGGTGCTCGACGAAGCCCGATGGGTGCGGGGCGCCATCGCCTTTCAGGGCGACGTCGGTTCGTACCGGCAGTACCAGATCAATCACGAGGTAGGCCACGCCATCGGCTACTACCAACACCAACCATGCGAAGCAGACGGTGCGTTGGCGCCGGTGATGATGCAGCAAACGTTCGGTACGGCGAACGACGACATCGCCCGCCTGGATCCGGAGGGGGTGGTGCCGATGGACGGAAAGGTCTGCCGGTTCAACCCCTGGCCGTACCCCCGAGGGTAG
- a CDS encoding TetR/AcrR family transcriptional regulator yields MSELAQPDKPPRARRGTRLRRDERRRQLLDAASEIFVLRGYHAAGMDEISECAGVSKPVLYQHFASKLELYLAVLQSYVDSLIAGVRQALRSTTDNRQRVRAAVQAYYDFVDHDQQGFRLVFESDNKGDPQVQRRVEMATEACVDAVYDLVSHDSGLDPYRARILAVGLVGASQFTARYWLDADRPIPKEEAVDTTVALAWGGLSHVPLQASGADRS; encoded by the coding sequence ATGTCCGAACTCGCCCAGCCAGACAAGCCGCCGCGGGCGCGTCGGGGTACTCGGCTCCGGCGCGACGAGCGGCGGCGACAGCTGCTCGACGCGGCGAGTGAGATATTCGTTCTCCGGGGATATCACGCGGCGGGGATGGACGAGATATCCGAGTGCGCCGGGGTGAGCAAGCCGGTGCTGTACCAGCATTTCGCCAGTAAACTAGAGCTCTACCTGGCGGTGCTGCAAAGCTATGTGGATAGTCTCATTGCCGGCGTTCGTCAAGCGTTGCGCTCGACCACCGACAATCGGCAGCGGGTCCGGGCGGCCGTCCAGGCATATTACGACTTCGTCGACCACGATCAGCAGGGCTTCCGGCTCGTCTTCGAGTCCGACAACAAAGGCGATCCGCAGGTGCAGCGGCGAGTGGAGATGGCCACCGAGGCGTGTGTCGACGCGGTCTACGATTTGGTATCGCACGATTCCGGACTGGATCCCTATCGTGCGCGCATCCTTGCCGTCGGGCTTGTCGGTGCGAGCCAGTTCACCGCTCGGTACTGGCTGGATGCAGACCGGCCGATCCCGAAGGAGGAAGCGGTCGACACCACGGTCGCCCTCGCCTGGGGCGGTCTGTCGCATGTGCCGCTCCAGGCCTCCGGGGCCGACCGGTCGTGA
- the moeZ gene encoding adenylyltransferase/sulfurtransferase MoeZ codes for MPEHRSAEQGSLPPLVEPAAELTNDEVARYSRHLIIPDLGVDGQKRLKNAKVLVIGAGGLGSPALLYLAAAGVGTLGIVEFDEVDASNLQRQIIHNEADVGRPKAESARDKILGINSGITVNLHQIRLEPENAVELFARYDLIVDGTDNFATRYLVNDAAVVAGKPYVWGSIYRFEGQVSVFWEDAPAGPDGEPRGINYRDLYPEAPPPGLVPSCAEGGVLGVLCASIGSIMVTEAIKLITGIGEPLLGRLMVYDALDMTYRTIRLRRDPSRTPITELIDYDEFCGVVSEEGRSAAVGSTITALELKQLLDSGRDLQIVDVREPVEWDIVHIEGAKLIPKNRIVSGEALAELPHDRPIVLHCKTGVRSAEALAVLKQAGFADASHLQGGVVAWARQVDPSLPVY; via the coding sequence GTGCCTGAGCATCGTTCTGCCGAGCAGGGTTCACTGCCGCCGCTGGTCGAACCGGCCGCCGAACTGACCAACGACGAGGTCGCCCGCTACAGCAGGCATCTGATCATCCCGGATCTCGGGGTGGACGGGCAGAAACGGTTGAAGAACGCCAAGGTCTTGGTGATCGGCGCCGGCGGACTCGGCTCTCCCGCATTGCTCTATCTCGCCGCTGCCGGTGTCGGCACCCTGGGTATCGTCGAGTTCGACGAGGTGGACGCCTCCAATCTGCAACGGCAGATCATCCATAACGAGGCGGACGTGGGCCGGCCGAAGGCCGAGAGCGCGCGCGACAAGATTCTCGGAATCAACTCGGGGATCACCGTCAACCTGCATCAGATCCGATTGGAGCCGGAGAACGCGGTCGAGCTGTTCGCCCGATACGACCTGATCGTCGACGGCACCGACAACTTCGCCACCCGGTACCTGGTGAACGACGCCGCGGTAGTGGCCGGCAAGCCGTATGTCTGGGGATCGATCTATCGGTTCGAAGGCCAGGTGTCGGTGTTCTGGGAAGATGCGCCGGCCGGCCCCGACGGAGAGCCGCGCGGAATCAACTACCGCGACCTCTACCCGGAGGCGCCGCCACCGGGTTTGGTGCCGTCGTGTGCTGAGGGGGGCGTGCTCGGTGTGCTGTGCGCCTCGATCGGATCGATCATGGTTACCGAGGCGATCAAGCTGATCACCGGGATCGGTGAGCCGCTCCTCGGCCGCCTGATGGTCTACGACGCACTGGACATGACCTATCGGACGATCCGGTTGCGCCGGGACCCGAGCCGGACACCGATCACCGAGTTGATCGACTACGACGAATTCTGCGGGGTCGTGTCCGAGGAGGGTCGTTCAGCCGCTGTCGGGTCGACGATCACGGCGCTCGAGCTGAAGCAACTGCTCGACTCCGGCCGAGATCTGCAGATCGTCGATGTGCGCGAGCCGGTCGAGTGGGACATCGTGCATATCGAGGGCGCCAAACTGATCCCGAAGAATCGCATCGTGTCCGGGGAGGCATTGGCGGAGCTGCCGCACGATCGGCCGATCGTGCTGCACTGCAAAACCGGGGTCCGTTCCGCAGAGGCGCTGGCGGTGCTGAAACAAGCCGGCTTCGCCGACGCGAGCCATCTCCAAGGGGGGGTCGTCGCCTGGGCACGGCAGGTCGATCCGTCGCTGCCGGTCTACTGA
- a CDS encoding DEAD/DEAH box helicase — MSKISIDREPGLADTLLAAELDPQHTPPTFAELGVRPEIVRALADGGIERTFAIQELTLPLALTGEDLIGQARTGMGKTFGFGVPLLHRITSTDDPADDAALDPAHAPIRPLDGTPRALVVVPTRELCLQVTQDLENAARHLDVAILSVYGGRPYEAQIDALRAGVDVVVGTPGRLLDLAEQGHLVLGKVAVLVLDEADEMLDLGFLPDIERILGMVPEDRQTMLFSATMPGPIITLARAFLHRPTHIRAEEAHSSQVHDRTAQFVYRAHALDKAELVSRVLQAEGRGATMIFTRTKRTAQKVADDLADRGFAVGAVHGDLGQVQREKALAKFRKGAIDVLVATDVAARGIDIDDVTHVINYQCPEDEKTYVHRIGRTGRAGRTGVAVTLVDWDDLARWTSIDTALGLANPEPAETYSRSPHLFTDLGIPTEVTGRIRKPVRERPAREGEPTEGGDRGERPPRNRDRRRQRTRGGKPTTSNATETCAASPEVAAVRAATEPGDRPARRRRRRRRGAGGDSPATVGAAVTSAPAPATVEGAPEGS, encoded by the coding sequence CTGAGCAAGATCAGTATCGATCGGGAACCCGGTCTCGCAGACACTCTGTTGGCCGCGGAACTGGATCCGCAACACACCCCGCCCACCTTCGCCGAACTGGGTGTTCGGCCGGAGATCGTGCGTGCACTCGCGGACGGCGGGATAGAACGCACGTTCGCGATCCAGGAGTTGACCCTGCCGCTCGCGCTGACCGGTGAGGACCTGATCGGGCAGGCCCGCACCGGCATGGGCAAGACGTTCGGGTTCGGCGTGCCGTTGCTGCACCGGATCACCAGCACGGACGATCCGGCCGACGACGCTGCGCTCGATCCGGCACACGCGCCGATCCGGCCGCTCGACGGAACCCCGCGCGCGTTGGTCGTGGTGCCGACCCGGGAGCTCTGTCTGCAGGTCACCCAGGACTTGGAAAACGCCGCTCGACACCTCGATGTCGCCATCTTGTCGGTGTACGGCGGTCGCCCGTACGAAGCGCAGATCGATGCCCTGCGTGCTGGGGTCGATGTGGTCGTCGGCACACCCGGCCGACTTCTGGACCTGGCCGAGCAGGGCCACCTGGTGCTCGGCAAGGTCGCGGTTCTGGTGCTGGACGAGGCCGACGAGATGCTCGATCTGGGATTTCTGCCGGATATCGAGCGGATTCTCGGCATGGTTCCGGAGGACCGGCAGACCATGCTGTTCTCCGCCACGATGCCCGGTCCGATCATCACCCTGGCGCGCGCGTTCCTGCATCGGCCCACGCATATCCGGGCGGAGGAGGCGCATTCGTCGCAGGTGCACGATCGGACGGCGCAGTTCGTCTATCGGGCGCACGCACTGGACAAGGCGGAGCTCGTTTCTCGGGTCCTCCAGGCCGAGGGCCGCGGCGCAACGATGATCTTCACCCGGACGAAGCGGACCGCGCAGAAGGTTGCCGACGATCTCGCCGATCGCGGCTTCGCGGTCGGCGCGGTGCACGGTGATCTGGGCCAGGTGCAACGGGAGAAGGCGCTGGCCAAGTTCCGCAAGGGCGCGATCGACGTGTTGGTCGCCACCGACGTGGCCGCGCGGGGCATCGATATCGACGACGTGACGCACGTGATCAATTATCAGTGCCCCGAGGACGAGAAGACCTACGTGCACCGGATCGGCCGAACCGGTCGCGCCGGCCGCACCGGTGTGGCGGTTACCTTGGTCGACTGGGACGACCTTGCCCGCTGGACGTCGATCGACACCGCGCTCGGTCTGGCCAACCCGGAACCTGCGGAAACCTACTCGAGGTCGCCGCACCTGTTCACCGACCTCGGTATTCCGACCGAGGTGACCGGTCGGATCCGGAAGCCGGTTCGAGAACGGCCGGCACGGGAGGGCGAACCGACCGAAGGCGGGGACCGAGGCGAGCGTCCGCCGCGAAACCGAGATCGACGCCGCCAGCGCACCCGGGGCGGCAAGCCGACGACGTCGAACGCTACCGAGACCTGCGCGGCATCGCCCGAGGTCGCCGCCGTCCGAGCGGCCACCGAGCCGGGGGATCGCCCGGCCCGCCGGCGGCGTCGGCGCCGGCGCGGCGCCGGCGGTGACTCGCCCGCGACGGTGGGTGCTGCAGTGACCTCGGCTCCCGCCCCGGCGACCGTGGAAGGGGCCCCCGAGGGAAGCTAG